A single Saccharolobus shibatae B12 DNA region contains:
- a CDS encoding DUF2249 domain-containing protein, translating into MELDLRSVEPEYRHRLVLESFDKLKEGEELTVIADHYPSHLIQLLSGHVEKYKVEQTENGDFVLRLTKKKGETNKAIISHISEFRKTGEVFTPIPVLRKEEYGVILVFFKPAQYIPIHAPNSDLIFYVLQGQGKVTVGNKEYEVRDGSIVIVPKGVKRGVKADTYMEALHIVIPSPSPEDHEKVMEAAKKGIAEVNLKH; encoded by the coding sequence ATGGAACTAGATCTAAGAAGTGTGGAACCAGAATATAGGCACAGATTAGTGTTAGAAAGCTTCGATAAGCTGAAAGAAGGAGAGGAGTTGACAGTAATAGCTGATCATTATCCATCTCATTTAATACAACTACTATCTGGTCATGTTGAGAAGTATAAGGTTGAGCAAACGGAAAATGGTGATTTCGTATTAAGGTTGACAAAAAAGAAGGGAGAAACTAATAAGGCGATAATTTCACACATTTCCGAGTTTAGAAAAACTGGAGAAGTTTTCACTCCAATTCCAGTACTTAGGAAAGAAGAGTATGGGGTTATTTTGGTCTTTTTCAAGCCAGCGCAATATATTCCAATACATGCACCAAATTCAGATTTAATATTTTATGTACTACAAGGACAGGGAAAAGTTACCGTTGGCAATAAGGAATATGAAGTACGTGATGGGTCAATCGTAATAGTACCTAAAGGAGTTAAGAGAGGAGTTAAGGCTGACACTTATATGGAGGCTTTACACATAGTTATACCAAGCCCTTCACCAGAAGATCACGAGAAAGTAATGGAAGCAGCAAAAAAGGGTATTGCAGAGGTTAATCTAAAACACTAG
- a CDS encoding helix-turn-helix domain-containing protein has translation MLKSPFEVTILIEEHPCEVMRIISSTGLKATVDNVKLGDNATDHIVLFEKEVQKDDLIKLKSHSTKVLKLNDSKVWVRTNGCSVCKILYTSNVVVEKIKVVKERTLLYTLLVPNTIAFKEFLANLTSQGIKFTVLNTSEISSNDLTDRQMEILKLAYKMGYFDDDRRVTLTELAKQLGISAPTLEEIMRRALRKVVKYYLDKVG, from the coding sequence ATGTTAAAATCACCGTTTGAAGTAACAATCTTGATTGAAGAGCACCCTTGTGAGGTTATGAGGATAATATCTAGTACTGGGCTTAAAGCAACTGTTGACAACGTTAAACTCGGGGATAATGCAACTGATCACATAGTCCTTTTCGAAAAAGAGGTCCAAAAAGATGATCTAATTAAACTTAAGTCCCATAGTACCAAAGTCTTAAAGCTTAATGATAGCAAAGTATGGGTTAGAACTAATGGATGCTCAGTTTGTAAGATTCTCTATACTTCAAATGTTGTCGTAGAGAAAATAAAAGTAGTAAAAGAGAGAACATTACTCTATACGCTTTTGGTCCCTAATACGATAGCTTTTAAGGAGTTTCTAGCTAATCTTACTAGTCAAGGGATAAAGTTTACAGTCCTAAACACCTCTGAAATAAGCAGTAATGACTTAACTGATAGACAAATGGAAATATTGAAACTTGCATACAAGATGGGTTATTTTGATGATGATAGGAGAGTAACTTTAACTGAATTAGCAAAGCAATTGGGAATATCAGCTCCGACTTTGGAGGAAATTATGAGGAGAGCGTTAAGGAAAGTCGTCAAGTATTATTTAGATAAAGTAGGGTAA
- a CDS encoding C2H2-type zinc finger protein, with product MVKRIVLKCEVCGETFNSNSLYYQHKVLQHSDYKPIVREDGYECPVCHEKRRGAASMLTHIGLHHITNKPVRVELQ from the coding sequence ATGGTTAAGCGTATAGTCTTAAAATGTGAAGTATGCGGAGAGACATTCAATTCCAATTCCCTTTACTATCAGCATAAGGTACTTCAGCATTCCGACTATAAGCCAATAGTAAGGGAGGACGGGTATGAATGTCCGGTTTGTCATGAAAAGAGAAGAGGGGCTGCTAGTATGCTCACACATATCGGTCTGCATCATATAACTAATAAACCAGTAAGGGTAGAACTTCAATAA
- a CDS encoding MFS transporter, producing MLFYLSNAMAGFSFGIIIAYMLTIASFYGEKHLYLYSLVLGISTIVQPVVQTFIMLFIGFELLFIFYLALSLVLFIYSLIQRMKDKKEIFNLKLKVNYGIITSILITISYVTGFTVISTFLPVYLIIIIKHFSAGIAYSIFIPFFASTVLSRTLLSTIKIKNLKILSSLSIILTVLGFTILFEQIYIIDTIAAFILGISHGIIYPLASVYITRYSTANERNSYMSLYLLSRELSFSLIIFLFSFINLGTQLIVSIILNLILLLILLFLRNVNYN from the coding sequence TTGCTATTTTATCTATCTAATGCTATGGCTGGGTTCTCTTTCGGGATTATAATAGCTTATATGCTTACTATAGCATCTTTTTATGGTGAAAAGCATCTCTATCTTTACTCTTTAGTCCTAGGTATTTCTACTATTGTTCAACCAGTAGTTCAAACATTCATAATGCTTTTCATAGGCTTTGAACTTCTCTTTATCTTCTATCTGGCATTATCTCTAGTCCTTTTTATTTACAGCTTAATACAAAGAATGAAAGATAAAAAGGAAATATTTAACCTAAAATTAAAAGTTAATTATGGAATTATCACATCAATCTTAATCACGATCTCTTACGTCACTGGATTTACTGTTATCTCTACATTCTTACCAGTTTACCTTATTATTATTATTAAGCACTTCAGTGCTGGAATTGCTTACTCTATTTTTATCCCATTTTTCGCATCTACTGTACTATCAAGGACTTTACTTAGTACCATAAAAATTAAGAATCTTAAGATTCTTTCTTCGCTTTCTATCATATTAACAGTATTAGGCTTTACAATACTTTTTGAGCAGATTTATATTATAGATACTATAGCAGCATTTATACTCGGTATTTCTCATGGTATTATTTATCCCTTAGCTTCAGTTTATATAACTAGGTACTCTACTGCTAATGAGAGAAATTCATATATGAGTCTTTATTTACTCTCTAGAGAACTTTCTTTCTCTTTAATAATTTTTCTCTTTTCTTTCATAAATTTGGGAACACAACTAATAGTATCAATTATCCTTAACCTTATTCTTCTGTTAATTCTCTTATTTCTAAGAAATGTTAATTACAACTAG
- a CDS encoding plastocyanin/azurin family copper-binding protein, with protein MESKKLLLIGVIITVVVASVVGYAYYYNNYLPVQNSVTYYNQQLQYMGYYAQGNYGMMGKGMYHMMGYYGGYEMMYENTIPISEAISMMRNVPSYVKVFSNNNTLLFTSSNIVLVVLGMGHERAINLTGQQPPAYAQHDVFVIYGLINPTLIIPRGATVQVVFINLDDDMLHNIAITPVPPPYPYYPMMYIRMNTIGMTPMLPYANYNSGQAYEFSFTTTFSQPGVYYYVCEYPGHAEMGMYGEIVVV; from the coding sequence ATGGAAAGCAAAAAGCTCTTGTTAATAGGTGTAATAATTACAGTCGTAGTCGCAAGTGTAGTAGGGTATGCTTATTATTACAATAACTATTTACCAGTACAAAATTCTGTAACATACTATAACCAACAACTACAGTACATGGGATATTACGCACAAGGGAATTACGGAATGATGGGTAAAGGAATGTACCATATGATGGGATATTATGGAGGATATGAAATGATGTATGAAAATACAATTCCAATAAGCGAGGCAATATCCATGATGAGAAATGTTCCATCTTACGTTAAAGTGTTTTCCAATAACAACACTTTACTCTTCACCTCTTCAAATATAGTATTAGTAGTTTTGGGAATGGGTCATGAGAGGGCAATAAACTTAACTGGACAACAACCGCCAGCCTATGCGCAGCACGACGTCTTCGTAATCTACGGTTTGATTAACCCAACACTTATTATACCGAGAGGAGCTACAGTTCAAGTTGTATTCATTAATCTAGATGATGATATGTTACATAATATTGCAATTACACCAGTCCCACCACCTTACCCCTATTACCCTATGATGTACATTAGAATGAATACAATAGGAATGACACCAATGTTACCTTATGCGAACTATAATTCTGGACAAGCTTATGAGTTCAGCTTTACAACCACCTTCAGTCAGCCAGGTGTATATTATTACGTTTGCGAATATCCCGGTCATGCAGAAATGGGAATGTATGGAGAGATAGTGGTGGTGTAA
- a CDS encoding DUF488 domain-containing protein, translating to MIKIKRVYDPIEKDDGIRILVDRLWPRGIGKNKVDLWLKDIAPSDELRRWYGHDASKWDEFKRKYFEELDANPKMSILLQLIRKGENITLLYASKSPYNNAIALKEYLEKKILKQ from the coding sequence ATGATTAAGATAAAGAGGGTTTACGATCCAATAGAGAAAGATGACGGAATAAGAATCTTAGTGGATAGGTTATGGCCAAGAGGAATTGGCAAAAATAAGGTAGATTTATGGCTTAAAGATATAGCACCTAGTGATGAGTTACGAAGATGGTACGGTCATGATGCCAGTAAATGGGATGAGTTCAAAAGGAAATATTTCGAGGAACTAGATGCTAATCCAAAGATGAGTATTTTATTGCAATTAATTAGAAAGGGCGAAAATATTACCTTACTTTACGCCTCAAAATCACCGTATAATAATGCAATTGCGTTAAAGGAGTATCTAGAAAAAAAGATATTAAAACAATAG
- a CDS encoding metal-sulfur cluster assembly factor: MNEKEKVEWKKKIIQGIHEVYDPEIPIDIVNLGLVYQIDISDDGDVYVRIGATTPACPVTEDLQYTVEQVVKESVPAKSIRVKLDLDTEWTPLMMTEEGRKEFIRKFGYDIVKRWAERMGIEEQKVT; the protein is encoded by the coding sequence ATGAATGAGAAGGAAAAAGTTGAATGGAAGAAAAAGATAATTCAAGGGATACATGAGGTTTACGATCCTGAAATACCAATAGATATAGTTAACTTAGGATTAGTCTATCAAATAGATATAAGCGACGATGGGGACGTATACGTCAGAATAGGAGCTACAACACCAGCTTGCCCAGTTACGGAAGACTTGCAATACACGGTAGAGCAAGTGGTTAAGGAGAGCGTACCGGCTAAAAGTATAAGGGTAAAGTTGGATTTGGATACGGAATGGACACCATTGATGATGACTGAAGAGGGCAGAAAAGAATTCATAAGAAAATTCGGTTATGATATAGTGAAGAGATGGGCTGAAAGGATGGGTATAGAGGAACAAAAAGTCACTTAA
- the cas4 gene encoding CRISPR-associated protein Cas4 encodes MYVTDLLYCPLKPRLREKFKELTYAEAYNPSTLHGSLIHESVERILVEELNAEVEVPVSKEITIDGEVYKLIGRIDARKDNTIIEIKTSKSDVGIPREEHILQLKIYINMLNASYGILLYITPDRITEFYVDTGITDDKLAELAQDYIYARHTPKHDWECKYCVFAKVCPHKVNVNEGKDAS; translated from the coding sequence ATCTACGTAACAGATCTCCTTTATTGCCCATTAAAACCAAGGCTAAGGGAAAAGTTTAAGGAATTAACATACGCTGAGGCTTATAATCCCTCTACATTACACGGTTCACTAATTCACGAAAGCGTGGAAAGGATATTAGTAGAGGAGTTAAACGCTGAGGTAGAAGTTCCGGTTTCAAAGGAAATAACTATTGACGGTGAGGTCTACAAACTCATAGGAAGGATTGACGCAAGAAAAGACAATACGATTATCGAGATAAAGACCTCAAAGAGTGACGTAGGGATACCGAGGGAAGAACACATACTTCAGCTCAAGATTTACATAAACATGTTAAACGCGTCTTACGGTATTTTACTCTACATAACACCGGATCGTATAACTGAATTCTACGTAGATACGGGGATAACAGACGATAAATTAGCTGAACTAGCCCAAGACTACATTTACGCAAGGCATACCCCTAAACACGATTGGGAGTGTAAGTATTGCGTCTTTGCTAAGGTTTGCCCTCATAAGGTGAACGTTAATGAAGGTAAAGACGCAAGTTAA
- a CDS encoding hemerythrin domain-containing protein, producing MSSSIKTLMDEHAVILKALEILNNMDVNKDNMQDVKIIIDFIKNFVDNCHHVKEEKVLFDFLEHKGMVGGPIYVMVYEHNKLRDIISRIEAKYEEIEELRENLNKLIVLLASHIDKENNVLFPTAENLLSDDENKAIYEKFERVEEEFGKERHEKYIELINTLYDRYINKKSNKR from the coding sequence ATGTCGAGCTCCATAAAAACCTTAATGGACGAACACGCAGTTATTTTAAAGGCGTTAGAGATACTGAACAATATGGATGTGAACAAGGATAATATGCAAGATGTTAAAATCATTATAGATTTCATAAAGAATTTCGTGGATAATTGTCATCACGTGAAGGAAGAGAAAGTGCTATTTGACTTTTTAGAACATAAAGGGATGGTAGGAGGTCCAATTTACGTTATGGTATACGAACATAACAAGTTGAGGGATATAATAAGTAGGATCGAGGCTAAATATGAAGAGATCGAAGAACTGCGAGAGAATTTGAACAAACTTATTGTACTGTTAGCCAGTCATATCGATAAGGAAAATAACGTCCTATTCCCAACTGCTGAAAATTTGTTATCTGATGACGAGAACAAGGCAATTTATGAGAAATTTGAGAGGGTAGAAGAAGAGTTCGGTAAGGAAAGACACGAGAAATATATAGAGCTAATTAACACACTTTATGATAGATATATCAATAAAAAATCAAATAAAAGATAA
- a CDS encoding phytoene desaturase family protein, which produces MRVIVVGAGHNGLIASYYLRKAGFDVIVFDNKFGGMTDTTAIKGVKVSRASYVLGLMPKKFVEEFEIPVIQQDPIQTIWLEDRIIPFWRDKEKRLKELVNAGEDKFPEFEEKITKFKKLLEEKFTFVTTPPSEREVREEAKKIGVEDVMRPSKEFLSKYLSEDLHYFFIYPGMESSPGYLVSYFYDDWSFVKGGMGTVVEKVFEKAKKIGVELVNEKVDKIIVENDKAVGVKVKDKVYKADVVLSTAGPAETMILAEYDHKFFLHKYGWVKYNVIFREMPKVDERIKGFLNSIIDFEGGEIVIPSVVDDSRGGIVMEFMGKYEEVMDRFKGEVIHVDKLNAKIAEEIYNLPAGDLNHLPMREPYLFDGRPEKGWGYKTPIKDLYLGGAGTCPGGQVSGIPGYNSARLIIKEKLGKDLE; this is translated from the coding sequence ATGAGAGTTATAGTCGTTGGAGCAGGACATAACGGTTTAATAGCCTCTTATTATCTAAGGAAAGCAGGATTTGACGTAATAGTTTTTGATAATAAATTTGGAGGAATGACGGACACAACGGCCATAAAAGGCGTTAAAGTAAGTAGGGCTTCCTATGTTTTAGGTTTAATGCCTAAAAAGTTCGTGGAAGAGTTTGAAATTCCAGTAATTCAACAAGATCCAATACAAACAATATGGTTAGAAGATAGGATAATACCGTTCTGGAGGGATAAGGAAAAGAGGCTAAAAGAGTTGGTAAATGCGGGAGAAGACAAATTCCCAGAGTTTGAAGAGAAGATTACAAAGTTTAAGAAGCTTTTAGAGGAAAAGTTCACTTTCGTAACCACTCCTCCGTCGGAAAGGGAAGTAAGGGAGGAGGCTAAGAAAATAGGCGTTGAAGACGTTATGAGGCCTTCTAAGGAGTTTTTATCGAAGTACCTTTCAGAGGACCTTCATTACTTCTTCATTTACCCCGGCATGGAGAGTTCTCCAGGCTATTTAGTTTCGTACTTTTATGATGACTGGTCTTTTGTTAAGGGAGGAATGGGAACAGTAGTTGAAAAGGTCTTCGAGAAGGCTAAGAAGATAGGAGTAGAGCTTGTTAACGAGAAAGTTGATAAAATCATAGTAGAGAACGATAAAGCCGTAGGAGTTAAAGTTAAGGATAAGGTTTACAAGGCTGACGTCGTTTTATCTACTGCAGGTCCTGCTGAGACAATGATTTTAGCTGAATACGACCACAAATTCTTCCTGCACAAATACGGTTGGGTTAAATATAACGTAATCTTTAGAGAAATGCCTAAGGTTGACGAGAGGATAAAGGGCTTTCTTAATTCAATTATTGACTTTGAGGGAGGAGAGATAGTTATTCCTTCTGTAGTCGATGATAGTAGGGGAGGAATAGTAATGGAGTTCATGGGTAAATATGAGGAGGTTATGGATAGGTTTAAGGGAGAGGTCATTCACGTAGATAAATTGAACGCAAAAATTGCTGAGGAAATTTATAATTTACCTGCAGGAGACCTTAATCACTTACCAATGAGGGAACCTTACTTATTTGACGGTAGGCCTGAGAAAGGTTGGGGATATAAAACTCCAATAAAGGACTTGTACTTAGGAGGAGCAGGAACTTGTCCTGGGGGTCAAGTTTCCGGGATTCCAGGTTATAATTCTGCTAGGTTAATAATTAAGGAGAAATTAGGAAAAGACCTTGAATAA
- a CDS encoding radical SAM protein — MTDNCNLLCEHCIYKPNIISGKLHKREIPLETALKLIYTFRKLGAIKLSILGGEPTLYGITNEWRDLLTLIYAAKKVYNYRYVRIVTNGLLIDKLLDKEEFKLLDEISFSIDGPTPEIHDKLRGRGTFKISVNNLIQSIKKGYNVNITTTVTKYLIPTDGSEKWTLIDRMIRFAEELGVSRINFHVIFKMGTEVDAWDQHVAINPYDWIEIYKNIRTKIANNEYKIKVRLPQHFVTREEFEKNKKFYGYCPVKMGERVLIHPNGVLRVCSALLSSIHHIANYNDKEITWEEYQNETVNHKMNEYTPCTNQINLYFDNYVPLCFSFKPDQDEIIWNALRQEKSNGWLG, encoded by the coding sequence GTGACTGATAACTGTAACTTATTATGTGAACATTGTATTTACAAACCAAATATAATAAGTGGAAAATTGCATAAAAGAGAGATTCCCTTAGAAACGGCATTAAAACTAATTTATACCTTTAGGAAACTCGGCGCAATAAAATTATCAATACTAGGAGGAGAACCCACTCTATACGGAATTACTAATGAATGGAGAGATCTACTGACATTAATTTATGCGGCTAAAAAAGTATATAATTATAGATACGTTAGGATAGTTACTAATGGACTTCTAATAGATAAATTACTTGATAAAGAAGAATTTAAACTTCTTGATGAAATTAGCTTTAGTATTGATGGACCTACACCAGAAATTCATGATAAACTTAGAGGAAGAGGCACGTTTAAAATATCAGTTAATAATTTAATCCAATCAATTAAAAAAGGTTATAATGTTAACATCACTACTACAGTTACAAAGTACTTGATACCAACAGATGGGAGTGAAAAATGGACTTTAATAGATAGAATGATTAGATTTGCAGAAGAGCTAGGAGTGAGTAGGATAAACTTCCACGTAATATTTAAGATGGGAACAGAAGTTGATGCCTGGGATCAACACGTTGCAATAAATCCATATGATTGGATAGAAATATACAAAAATATTAGAACTAAAATAGCTAATAATGAATATAAAATAAAGGTAAGATTACCTCAGCACTTCGTAACAAGAGAAGAATTTGAGAAAAACAAGAAGTTTTATGGATACTGCCCAGTTAAAATGGGAGAAAGAGTTCTTATACACCCTAATGGTGTACTTAGAGTGTGTTCAGCACTTCTTTCTTCAATTCATCACATAGCTAACTACAATGATAAGGAAATTACTTGGGAAGAATACCAAAACGAAACAGTAAATCACAAGATGAATGAATATACCCCTTGTACTAATCAAATCAACTTGTATTTTGATAACTATGTTCCACTTTGTTTCTCATTTAAACCAGACCAAGATGAAATAATATGGAATGCATTAAGGCAAGAAAAATCTAACGGTTGGTTAGGATAA
- a CDS encoding ribbon-helix-helix domain-containing protein, translating into MSERVRKKNGVRPNITNITVYLDREDAKKLEQLAKEQGLPGKSTLIRQLVKHYLKRHSS; encoded by the coding sequence ATGTCCGAAAGAGTAAGGAAGAAAAATGGCGTAAGACCGAATATTACAAACATAACCGTATACTTGGATAGGGAAGACGCTAAAAAATTAGAGCAATTAGCAAAGGAACAAGGTTTACCCGGTAAAAGCACACTGATAAGGCAATTAGTTAAGCATTACCTAAAACGCCATTCATCATGA
- a CDS encoding universal stress protein: MVFKNIIVAYDGSENAKRALDVAIDLAKRYEAKLTIIEVIDTSVLVGMGLGPIPSEVINEMYNKAKRDVEEAKEKAMNSGVKNVEAVNIEGDPATAIMDYAGKTGADLIVTGSRGLSTVKRIFLGSVSSRIVHEAKIPVLVVK, translated from the coding sequence ATGGTGTTTAAAAATATAATCGTAGCCTATGACGGTTCAGAAAATGCTAAAAGGGCATTAGATGTTGCAATAGATTTGGCAAAAAGGTATGAGGCTAAACTTACAATAATTGAAGTAATAGATACTTCAGTATTGGTTGGTATGGGTTTAGGTCCAATACCAAGTGAGGTAATAAATGAAATGTATAATAAGGCTAAGAGAGACGTAGAGGAGGCTAAGGAAAAGGCTATGAATAGTGGAGTTAAAAACGTTGAAGCTGTAAACATTGAGGGAGACCCTGCCACTGCAATAATGGACTACGCGGGAAAAACGGGAGCTGACTTGATAGTTACTGGTAGTAGGGGATTGTCAACTGTTAAGAGAATATTCCTAGGGAGCGTCTCATCTAGAATTGTCCATGAGGCCAAAATTCCCGTTCTTGTAGTTAAGTGA
- a CDS encoding NUDIX hydrolase, producing MNRHPQILSVHLFLLKEGKILLQLRKNTGYMDGWWSVIAGHVEARESATSAMIREAMEEAGIKLSREDLVLIHVMHRFENQERVDFFFKAIKWIGESTIKEPNKAEALRWFELGKLPENLVPYVRQAIDLGLLKGQIYSEFGWEKT from the coding sequence ATGAACAGACATCCTCAGATACTTTCGGTTCATCTTTTTCTTTTGAAGGAAGGTAAAATTCTTTTGCAATTAAGGAAGAATACAGGATACATGGATGGCTGGTGGAGTGTTATAGCTGGTCATGTCGAAGCTAGAGAATCTGCCACAAGTGCAATGATAAGAGAAGCTATGGAAGAGGCTGGAATTAAACTTAGCCGTGAGGATTTAGTGCTTATCCATGTAATGCACAGATTTGAAAACCAAGAGAGAGTAGACTTTTTCTTTAAAGCAATTAAGTGGATAGGTGAATCCACAATTAAAGAACCTAATAAAGCTGAAGCTTTAAGATGGTTTGAGCTTGGCAAGCTTCCAGAAAATTTAGTTCCTTATGTAAGACAAGCAATTGACTTAGGACTATTAAAAGGACAAATATACAGTGAATTTGGTTGGGAAAAGACATAG